The genomic DNA tcaagttatatttttcagtATCTTCTGAAGTACTGACATGATGAGTATGTTTTCCATCACTATTGGAACAGCTTGCTTCAGATATATCTTTTACACTAGACTCTTTTGGGTTACAGGCAGAGCAGTATTGATTATTTTCCTCAAAAATAGAAAGGTTAGTGACATCACAACCGTTAGGTAGTGTAACCTTTGGTGAAGTCTCtgaaataaatttcttaaTTACTGAAATTTTTGAGTTAAAATGATGTTTTCTTTCAGCTAACCAATTTTTATAGCTTAACCGTTTGGTATCACatgatttattatttaatggaTCTGCTTTGACATGTTTTTTCCAATGATTCTAAATCTTCTATATAAGCTTTTCTTTTCTGGCAAAATTCATCTATATCATTCATTAATTTAATGCGTTCTTCATCCTCTCCCGTGAAATTCCTAGGGCACCCCCCATACCGAGTAACGGTTTTTAACGTTTTCAATACCTTACCTTCAATATCAAGAGATGTTAAAAACGAGCCTTCATAGCATTTATTacaatcatttttataaacatcTAGACGTGAATTTAATTCTTTACACTCACTGATAAATGCATTTACATTCTCTGCATGCTTTAATTGAAGAGCTTTTTCTTCAATATAATCTGTAATATCGGTGTATAAATCCTTACAACTACTTTGTGTATTGATTTTGCATACATTTGTATTTCCAAACCTCACTATTGTCATTCTATATATGAGAATTCTAATTAtagcttttttatttcgtattCTTCAGGAAGCTGTAGACATGtagaacataaaaataataccTTTATAGCTATAGACACATCTGTAAGAGCAaggatttttattttttccataggAACATTATATTCGTACAAGTaaatagtaataaaaatattaataaaaccttaaaatttttatattttaatttataataaggTGTgctttaaatattaaatatgtgATCatgtttaaatattaaaatattaactatttatttatgtaagaAGATTTAATACaattatttgtattaatatttctttatgaACTCGTTACCTTTTCATGCCATTAATAAATCAGTAATAACTGGTTATATTTCCTAATACTATtagtaaaattaataatagcAATATATAGActatcattttaaaattaatatttcatttaccaaaaaaaaatcaaaatgaaaaaaaaaatttacatatttggAGCATCTAAATTTAGAAAagtattcattttgtacatttattatagacatacatattttttataatagcgatgataaaaatgaacatgtgTTATTGTACTAAAACTATGTCTTTGTACATTTGCATTATAGAATATTTCCTAAATATGGTTGTAAatactatttatatatttatacccGCGACTGATTAGATCCCTTTCACATGGATTCCAATGGGACATTGttattaatgtaatatattgtCCATTATTTAcgaatgaagaaataaaggTGAGAATAAAATCTTTATGAATTATGCTAAATCGATGTTATTAAAATGGTTATTCATTGAGTTGtctatttttatacataacaGATAGATTGCACTCagattattttgaaataaattatttattgttttcctttatatATGAGCACCGTTCAtttatgcataaataaactttattttattatataatatgacTATTATATTTGTCTATTTCCCCTTGTaagcatatttatatttatgcactatataattttttttttgcattccaTGCACCgttaaagaaataattaatataatgacTAGCACGTGgaacaaatatttacatgaattaatttatttttaaaaaaaaacttataacggaaacagaaaaaaattgtttttttttaagcaaaaagaagagcaaaggaattaattttgtaaCTTTGCATAAATAGAAcgatataaattataattaaaaataaacatgtCTTAAGTTTATCATAATTCTGCCGAAATAAATCGTATTGAAATGTATATTGCaacagttttattttttagtggtatttatattttctatcaTTTTCTacgtttctttttattactaCCAACCCAGTTATAAAATAGCACAGCTTCATTTTacgaataaaaatatttaattgtttaatattttaatgtactaaatgattttttaaaaggaatttGTAGACATTtcaatgaaaaaatatataatctccttttttaatgtaaaaatataatttataatatttttccttcaaagtagatatatttaaaaaacggaagaaataataagaaaaaataataatgattttAATAATGTTTTAATACTTTTCTTATATCTATTAAggtatatatttctatatgtatattttataaattaatatgatttAGAATTAATTAGAATTATTCGTTCTTTTTAcgttaaaatttattacacaATGTTTAAGGGAGTTCGTTgctcgtttttattttactatacCATTAACTAGTGGTTGTTGCGATTTTAATTAGCGCGTGTTACATAAAATGGATAGGGTAAGTAAAACAATTTATGCGTCTTTCTTAAATTACatgttttaaatattaatatgtacGTTTTGTATGTGACGTTCATAGTTTGTGATGAATTAATTTGTGGAAGAAAAAGTGCAGAAAATGGGTATTGTGGATTcctgaaattttaaaaaaatgagagttAAATATTGTGctggaaattattttataattgcgtggaaatgttttatttatttagaaATATGTGAAATTATTCAGCCTGTAATTGGTGTatcactctttttttttttatatcatttagCAAGAAATTTCGAAAAATacatcattttatattttaccattttaacACTACGAATCGCAATAAGTAATTgattacatataaattgtaaaattggttaataataaaaaacttttgtttatcattttgcacaaaagttaatattttaattaaaatagcTGCATTGCTTACATGAAAATTTGATGGTCCGTAAAAGCGTAGAAATGTGATAAATAAAAGTTGCTGAATACTGTAATGGGAATATAAATAAACGGAACATTTTTTAGATTTACCTAGTTTCTTTAGTATTATgcttttcataatttttcgcCATGGCATTTCACAATGTTCTgtcttttttaatatacaattatatcttttcccctttgtaaTTAAAAGTGAATAATGTTCAAAATTAACAGAAACATTTTGATTAACTGCGATAGAAAATGTACTGAAAAAATAGTATTTACATTGTAGGATTAGCTTAAATcgtattattaaatatttaggTTTTGTATATAAACTCATAGTAGACACCTATTATTTTAAAGCATGGTtggtttctttttattatctttgtataatttttagaatatatgtaaaataaaaattttattccatttACTATATAGGCAAAAAAGTGTAAGAAATAtgataatatacattttagcaaatattttaaaaaaacattttctttataaagcACCAATATGCCATGGAACGagaaatatgtacatatttacgTGACTAATGTTAGTTATATGTTTAAtgaacataaatattaaaaaaaaataacaaataaaaaagtaaattatattattagtattcaaaaatatatgtaatgtcGATACATTTGTTCtgatttaaatatatgcttATCTCTTCTGCTATGAATATCATCTTCTTAAAGAAAAGTAAAACGCATTAATGAAATACAATTATTCCGTGtaaatattgtttttttaaaagctgTTTCTGCTCATAGAAACATAGAcaaaaggatgaaaaaaaggtctatataaatgataaatttaattattatattttcatatattacaaattaaataagtgaaaaattatgtatcaactaataaaaatatttccttcttcatcAATCAAAAACATGTATAAACTTGTAAAAAAACATAGCATTAAAATTTAGAATATTAAATTGACGCATTTATTacaattaaatattaactaaaaaagaaatatatataataaatattatggACAAATTAGAATGGTAAGGTATTATTCTTTCTTATGTGAAATATTACATTTGCAGTACAAAGgcgttgccattttttcacaattcaggaacatattattttagaattatattttgcaataaaattaattagcGTTTAATTCCTacatacaattttaaaaatattttatacttctgataataataaattgggttatgtattttttaattctcaTAAAAATTAGCTTTATAATATGCGGATAGAATAAATCTATGCGCATTATTCTAATTTGTGATTTTGCAAAGTATGATATTGCATATTGAACATGCTGTTCTCGGGTAGTATTCCTTTATTTTCCGACATCATGTATAAGTATTTCGATTTCTCCTCCAATTCATttaatgtgttttttttattcattactCGATAACGCAAAAATGGTCCAAGTGGAGTAAACTAGTTttatgaaaaaggaaaaacggtAAAAATAGACATGTTAAATGATAGGTTCGATGAatagattttttctttatattatgttaaaataataaattaaaattccattttaccttatacgtaaaaaatgaaaaaaggacTATTCCCACAGTTGAAGGTAAAATAGGGGTAAGATTGAAGGAATGTGATGGTGTTCTTGATTGTGTCGATTCATCTGCTTGTCCTTTTGTGATTGGTAATAATTCTGGTATACTCGGTTCACACGTTTTTAAAGATGCCAATCCGATTTTTTCAAACAGATGTTTAATATCTTGTAGTGCATTATACAAATggtcattatttttatgtactccCGTTTctattatgttattaaatttttctgtGAACTCCCGAGCATATGAACAAGGTATTGAATTATCTGTATTTGTTTTAAAGGCATCAACATATATGTAGTCATCATATAaatcatacattttttttacttgatCAAACgtattttcttcaaaataatatatatcagATGATTCGCATTTAgttattccttttatttcattatcacagttaataaatttttggtATAAATCAAAGATTTTGCTGCCTAATTTATTATCCTCATTCtttaattcattatttaaCCAAAAGTTAATGTATGAGCACCATTTATTACTATTATGTGTTTCATTATTCTTATAATGAttaaaatacttttttattaatttaaaatgtttaattatATTCAATCGTCCTTCTGCATCTgtaggaaaaatattattacatgtTTTAATGTTTTCGCTATTAGAAGTACGATAAAAGTCATTtaccttatttttatattctttatattcTACAAAAAGACAAAACTAAAAATGACAATATGAacacataaaataaattatctaTTGTTCTAAAGTAAAGCtgcttttatattaaaattgtaaattttaaaaataaaaaaacaaataaagtTATCATTAAAACATTAAATGTTACGATATCTTTTGTTCGCGCTTGAACCATTTTATATAGTGATATGTAAatgaggaaaacaaaaaaaagtattattttgtaattatttaagAATAACAAGTAAAGGCAAATAAATTAATGATACACATTGtaaccttttttatataaagtttGATTCATTAACTATGCTTAAGCCTACTTTACAGtaatttcattaatataatataaattaaataccTTATGTTATAAGTTAATTAGAATAAATTAAGaaagaataaatttatataaaatatggcATTAATAATAGAGcagtattttatataaatttaataagtttataatattttcttattagtatgataaaaatagggaaataatttttaatacacatgtttaatatttatacaaaaatatttataaaaatatattttttatagtgTTGCAGGGTTACTAAATAGGTTTTAAATTTACTGCTAATGAATTAAATCGAAGAGATTAAATTCATATTGCTCTTCATAACATTTATtgtacttttattttattattacttaTAATTACATGCGTTCGAAATATTgattgaaaattttaaaacgaaAACACATGATTAAAATAGTTAAAGAATGTTATaaagataaatattataatctttatataaataacttCTTATAATAAGTACACGAATTATATTATGCTAattagaaaattattttttgagaGAAATTTTAACTAATGAGTTTAAATGATACATTGTAACGTTTATACCTTTTAAGCTCTATGtaatataatgaattaattCGTTCAtgtaataattcattttgtgtaaaacatatattttcattaatcaaaaatatatgattttaAGTCTTCCTTATAGCACTATGaataatacattataaattatataatattttaaaatgctcaGAAGAAGTTATAtgtaaagttaaaaaattgaaaaatagtTCGTGCATAGTTTCTCTTTATGAATAATTAGAATACTAAtgaataaaagaaaacataatAACAAATAAGTCTTCCTTATACAGTTCctatgaaattaaaaaaatatgtttataagTTTGATATCATGCTTTTTTGTGCCACGGtaagtataaaatataatactgCTATTTTATggaatttatataataataagttgtcaacaaaaatgtttttactTCTTTACAATCGTAATTTatgtagaaaaatataaccttccaaattatgaatataatttaattaatacaaatatttaggaaattaattatttttgaaaacacATTCCATAAGTTATAATGTAATCTaggaaagcaaaatataaaattttattcgttatattatttattatgttaaatTGATAATTCAATAGtaaaacattttatgaaatatctgttgaaataatattattaaaatgtactttttgctttattatttaaatatttattattaaatatattaaacattGTGTTCTTTTAGCTGTAAAATCTTAAGGATGTTGAgccatttattattttttatgtgtctTTAATTTACCtacatattttcataattaattataaatataattatgtagtATTACCTATGAGTAAACGCTCATTTGGGCTCTAATTATCTTATAGACTATTACGAAAGTATATCAATAGAAAATTATTCATTCTTAACTTCTATATATTGTTACTTATTGAGAAAATTcataatttcattaaaagaaactataatgaataaaaaattatgagcTAAATGAggattttttaatatatatcattataccaaggtttattttatactacttaagtaatttttctcttttttacCCAAAGAGTGTAAATACATTATTAGAACCATGAATATGATACTTAGgtaatatgtattttctttaacaTTAACAGGAGAatacttcatattttttaaaacttaatAAAATGGGACAAAAATTATTGGATGAATGAAGAGTATCATAAAAAGTGTAACAAGTGCAATGTATACAATAGTCCAAGTAAAGAAAATGAGGGTTTCTACAAACTTTGCcataatatgttatatattaaaaataaaatagttgAAATgttgaacaaaaaagaaagttcaatatttttatttactcttcatattggttatatgattGATGCTGAGAAAATATAGAGAGaataactaaaaaaatattgatagGATATCTTCTATTATCATTATTGTAGGGGCTGCAATTAAAATTAAGGAACaaaatagaataaataaGTGTGCTTtacaaaatgataataaaactggtttaaatatattgttaaaaggaaaaattacatatatgtaatttataatatagaaTGATTAATTATACTATTAAATTTCTATGTAAGTGTGATTTCTATTTATATGTCTTACAGATCTTAAGaattttgaataattatacaaaaatatatgcataattatGATTTTTCATAGCTTTCTTTCAATATAATGATTGATATTCCTATAGTTGTGCAATTTGCATGACCGAAAGCGtttcttatataaattatattagtTGAGCTATCAAATGATCACAGTTGGAAAATGATTAGGAGTGGGTTAATTCGCAACGTATAAAGATGCATAGGAGTTCATCACGTATAGTTTCTATAAATCATGTAACattaatatatgcataattttttcaaacaaGCGCATTCATATGTcaatataaaagaattaattCGATATAAATATTGGTAATTAGGTGACTTGTTACATAAAGATAACAACAAAggcatatataatacatttacAAGGTCGCATAGTATATTACCTTAGCATAAtagtaacttttttaattttaatgaaacaATATATGAAACGATCAAATCACCTTATTTTCCCCCTAGTcattatttcttcaaaatttcgaAGAATTATTTAGTTAATACTTTATTATCAAATAAATagatattaaatttt from Plasmodium vivax scf_7165 genomic scaffold, whole genome shotgun sequence includes the following:
- a CDS encoding variable surface protein Vir6, putative (encoded by transcript PVX_112115A), whose amino-acid sequence is MVQARTKDIVTFNFCLFVEYKEYKNKVNDFYRTSNSENIKTCNNIFPTDAEGRLNIIKHFKLIKKYFNHYKNNETHNSNKWCSYINFWLNNELKNEDNKLGSKIFDLYQKFINCDNEIKGITKCESSDIYYFEENTFDQVKKMYDLYDDYIYVDAFKTNTDNSIPCSYAREFTEKFNNIIETGVHKNNDHLYNALQDIKHLFEKIGLASLKTCEPSIPELLPITKGQADESTQSRTPSHSFNLTPILPSTVGIVLFSFFTYKFTPLGPFLRYRVMNKKNTLNELEEKSKYLYMMSENKGILPENSMFNMQYHTLQNHKLE